Proteins from a single region of Stappia sp. ES.058:
- a CDS encoding iron-containing alcohol dehydrogenase: MPPFQFNTTPRIVFSAGAARDLASHIAALGSRILVISDTGLIDAGLLDAPLAALKASGIETTLFSDVVADPPRAVVMAAADAGRDFGATGVLGFGGGSSLDVAKLAALLCASDEALDDAWGVGNAKGPRLPLALVPTTAGTGSEVTPISIVTVEDDEKRGVVSPVILPDVAILDAELTLGLPAHVTAATGVDAMVHAIEAFTSRSPNNNPVSRALAEEALRLLGANIEAAVADGANLNARAAMLLGSLLAGQAFANSPVAAVHALAYPIGGRFHVPHGLSNALVLPHVLRFNAPEAAKEYAQIAPLVFPQLGQCEGAQECAARFAEELGALNARLGLPAGLRSVGIGEDDLAGLACDAMKQTRLLVNNPREVDEADALAIYRAAY; encoded by the coding sequence ATCCCGCCATTCCAGTTCAACACCACCCCCAGGATCGTGTTTTCTGCCGGCGCCGCACGGGACCTCGCCAGCCACATCGCCGCGCTCGGATCGCGCATTCTGGTGATCAGCGATACAGGCCTGATCGACGCCGGACTTCTGGATGCACCGCTTGCCGCCCTCAAGGCGTCCGGGATCGAGACAACGCTTTTCAGCGACGTTGTCGCCGACCCGCCCCGCGCCGTGGTGATGGCGGCAGCGGACGCCGGACGTGATTTCGGTGCAACCGGCGTTCTCGGATTCGGCGGCGGCTCGTCGCTCGACGTCGCCAAACTCGCCGCGCTGCTGTGCGCCAGCGACGAGGCGCTGGACGACGCCTGGGGCGTCGGCAATGCGAAGGGCCCTCGCCTGCCGCTCGCCCTTGTGCCCACGACCGCCGGCACCGGATCGGAAGTGACGCCGATTTCCATCGTTACAGTCGAGGACGATGAAAAGCGCGGCGTGGTCTCTCCGGTGATCTTGCCGGATGTCGCCATTCTCGATGCCGAACTGACACTGGGTCTTCCCGCCCATGTGACGGCCGCGACCGGAGTGGACGCCATGGTGCACGCGATCGAGGCTTTCACCTCCAGATCGCCCAACAACAACCCCGTATCGCGCGCCCTCGCCGAGGAAGCGCTGCGGCTTCTCGGCGCCAACATCGAAGCGGCGGTCGCAGACGGCGCGAACCTTAACGCCCGAGCGGCCATGCTGCTTGGCTCCCTGCTTGCGGGGCAGGCCTTCGCCAATTCCCCCGTCGCGGCAGTACATGCACTCGCCTATCCTATTGGCGGACGCTTTCATGTGCCGCACGGCCTGTCCAACGCGCTGGTGTTGCCGCATGTGTTGCGCTTCAACGCGCCGGAGGCGGCAAAGGAATACGCGCAGATCGCGCCACTCGTCTTTCCGCAACTCGGCCAATGCGAGGGGGCGCAAGAGTGCGCCGCACGCTTTGCAGAGGAGCTTGGCGCGCTCAACGCAAGACTTGGATTGCCGGCGGGCCTCAGGTCGGTCGGCATCGGCGAGGATGATCTCGCCGGACTTGCCTGCGACGCGATGAAACAGACCCGGCTTCTGGTCAACAATCCGCGCGAGGTCGACGAAGCCGATGCGCTTGCAATCTATCGCGCGGCCTATTGA
- the parC gene encoding DNA topoisomerase IV subunit A, with product MGKDLIPPGGIEPINLRDALEERYLAYALSTITHRALPDVRDGLKPVHRRLLYAMRLLKLDPNAGFKKCARVVGDVMGKYHPHGDQAIYDALVRLAQDFAVRYPMVDGQGNFGNIDGDSAAAMRYTEARLTDIAMRTLEGLDEDAVDFRETYDGLDKEPVVLPGGFPNLLANGASGIAVGMATSIPPHNIGELCAAAQHLIKTPDASTEELMTFVQGPDFPTGGVLVRNDPAFLEAYETGRGGFRVRARWEVEDLGRGTWQVVVTEIPYQVQKSRLIEKIAELLQARKLPLLDDVRDESAEDVRLVLVPRSKNVDASLLMESLFKLTDLENRFSLNMNVLSGGRVPMVMGLGQVLREWLDHRKDVLVRRTNHRLGQIEHRLEVLGGYLIAYLNLDEVIRIIREEDDAKASLRAAFELSDVQAEAVLNMRLRALRKLEEIEIRKEHDKLTAEREQLLTLLGSDARQWTRIGKQIAELAKVYGPETALGKRRTTFGDAIDIDVTDIHQAMIEKEPITVIVSEKGWVRALKGHQSDLSTLSFKQGDSLKLHLFAETTDKLLVFTTGGKFFTLAADKLPGGRGHGEPFRLMVDMDEGHDVVDVFVSKGDRKLLLVSTEARGFVVNEADVIANTRKGKQVLNVATPVEAKLCVAATGDHVAIIGRNRKLLVFPLAQVPEMSRGRGVRLQRYRDGGVSDAAVFDGAGGLSWVDSSGRSFTRTLEELTDWRGDRAQAGRLPPNGFPRSNTFGRRTL from the coding sequence ATGGGAAAAGACCTGATTCCGCCCGGCGGCATTGAACCGATCAATTTGCGCGATGCGCTCGAAGAGCGCTATCTCGCCTACGCACTTTCGACGATCACTCACAGAGCGCTTCCGGATGTGCGCGACGGATTGAAACCCGTCCACCGTCGCCTGCTTTACGCCATGCGCCTGTTGAAGCTGGACCCGAATGCCGGCTTCAAGAAATGCGCCCGCGTCGTCGGCGATGTCATGGGTAAATACCACCCGCATGGTGACCAGGCGATCTATGACGCGCTGGTGCGTCTGGCGCAGGATTTCGCCGTTCGCTACCCGATGGTCGACGGTCAGGGGAACTTCGGCAACATCGACGGCGATAGCGCGGCTGCCATGCGCTACACCGAGGCGCGGCTGACCGACATCGCCATGCGCACGCTCGAGGGGCTGGACGAGGATGCGGTCGATTTTCGCGAAACCTATGATGGCCTCGACAAGGAACCGGTCGTTCTTCCAGGCGGGTTTCCGAACCTTCTCGCCAATGGCGCTTCCGGCATCGCCGTTGGCATGGCAACCTCGATCCCGCCGCACAACATCGGCGAGCTTTGCGCCGCAGCCCAGCACCTGATCAAGACACCCGACGCTTCGACCGAGGAACTGATGACCTTCGTCCAGGGGCCGGACTTCCCGACCGGCGGCGTGCTGGTGCGCAACGACCCGGCCTTCCTGGAAGCCTATGAAACCGGTCGTGGCGGCTTTCGCGTCCGGGCACGCTGGGAGGTCGAGGACCTGGGGCGCGGCACCTGGCAGGTGGTGGTCACGGAGATCCCCTATCAGGTGCAGAAATCCCGCCTGATCGAAAAGATCGCGGAACTGCTTCAGGCGCGCAAGCTGCCCCTGCTCGACGATGTGCGCGATGAATCCGCGGAAGACGTCCGGCTTGTGCTCGTGCCGCGCAGCAAGAACGTCGACGCCTCGCTCTTGATGGAATCGCTTTTTAAGCTGACCGACTTGGAAAACCGGTTCTCGCTCAACATGAACGTGCTGTCTGGCGGACGCGTTCCGATGGTCATGGGCCTCGGCCAGGTTCTGCGCGAGTGGCTCGACCATCGCAAGGACGTGCTGGTGCGCCGCACCAACCACCGGCTCGGCCAGATCGAACACCGGCTGGAAGTGCTTGGCGGCTATCTGATCGCCTATCTGAACCTCGATGAGGTGATCCGCATCATCCGCGAAGAGGACGATGCGAAGGCGTCCCTGCGTGCTGCCTTCGAACTCAGTGACGTTCAGGCCGAAGCCGTCCTCAACATGCGCCTGCGCGCCTTGCGCAAGCTTGAGGAAATCGAGATCCGCAAGGAGCATGACAAGCTCACCGCAGAGCGCGAGCAATTGCTGACGCTTCTCGGCTCCGACGCCCGGCAATGGACGCGCATCGGCAAGCAGATCGCGGAACTGGCGAAGGTCTACGGCCCTGAAACCGCGCTCGGCAAGCGCCGCACCACGTTCGGCGATGCGATCGACATCGACGTTACCGACATTCATCAGGCGATGATCGAAAAGGAACCGATCACCGTTATCGTGTCGGAAAAGGGTTGGGTTCGGGCCCTCAAGGGCCACCAGAGCGATCTGTCCACGCTGTCGTTCAAGCAAGGCGATTCGCTGAAGCTGCATCTCTTCGCGGAAACCACCGACAAGCTGCTGGTCTTCACCACCGGCGGCAAGTTCTTCACCCTCGCTGCCGACAAACTTCCCGGCGGTCGCGGGCATGGCGAACCGTTCCGGCTGATGGTCGACATGGACGAGGGCCACGACGTCGTCGACGTGTTCGTCTCGAAAGGCGACCGCAAGCTGTTGCTGGTTTCGACGGAGGCACGCGGTTTTGTCGTCAACGAGGCCGACGTCATCGCCAATACCCGCAAGGGCAAGCAGGTGCTGAACGTTGCGACGCCCGTCGAAGCGAAACTCTGTGTTGCCGCGACGGGCGATCATGTCGCGATCATCGGGCGAAACCGCAAGCTTCTGGTTTTCCCGCTGGCGCAGGTGCCGGAAATGAGCCGCGGGCGCGGCGTGAGGCTGCAGCGCTATCGCGACGGCGGCGTCTCGGACGCGGCCGTGTTCGACGGTGCCGGCGGCCTGAGCTGGGTCGACAGCTCGGGGCGCAGTTTCACCCGCACGCTCGAAGAACTGACGGACTGGCGCGGCGACCGGGCCCAGGCCGGGCGGCTGCCGCCGAACGGCTTTCCCCGCTCAAACACCTTCGGACGGCGGACCCTTTAG
- the recO gene encoding DNA repair protein RecO, translating into MEWSDDGIILATRRHGESSVILEVMTRGRGRHMGLVRGGRSRKMQAALQPGNTVDLVWRARIDNHLGTFAVEPVKQRAADLMTAATGVYGIQALAALLHLLPERDPHPLLHAGLTAMLDHLGTPAIAGPLMVHFELQVLADLGFGLDLGECAATGQRTDLVYVSPKSGRAVCSTAGAPYADRLLPLPAFLRARDDAEVTTPGSEVDAAALTDAFRMTGYFLDRHVYAPRGVPVSPARNGFVEAVRRAGERT; encoded by the coding sequence ATGGAATGGAGTGACGACGGCATCATACTCGCGACCCGTCGGCACGGGGAATCGAGCGTCATCCTCGAGGTCATGACGCGTGGGCGCGGACGACACATGGGGCTGGTGCGCGGCGGTCGAAGCCGCAAGATGCAGGCGGCGCTGCAACCGGGCAACACGGTAGACCTCGTCTGGCGCGCGCGGATCGACAATCATCTCGGCACGTTTGCGGTGGAACCGGTGAAACAGCGCGCCGCCGATCTGATGACGGCGGCCACCGGTGTTTACGGAATACAGGCGTTGGCGGCGCTGCTTCATCTGCTTCCCGAACGCGACCCCCACCCCCTGCTGCATGCCGGACTGACGGCCATGCTGGACCATCTCGGCACGCCGGCGATTGCGGGGCCGTTGATGGTCCATTTCGAGTTGCAGGTGCTTGCGGACCTCGGGTTCGGTCTCGACCTCGGGGAATGCGCCGCAACGGGCCAGCGCACGGACCTCGTCTACGTGTCTCCAAAGTCCGGCCGCGCCGTCTGCAGCACGGCCGGCGCCCCTTACGCGGATCGGCTTCTGCCGTTGCCGGCGTTTCTGCGCGCGCGCGACGACGCGGAAGTCACGACCCCGGGATCGGAGGTCGATGCCGCGGCGCTGACCGATGCGTTTCGCATGACAGGCTATTTTCTCGACCGGCATGTCTACGCCCCGCGCGGCGTACCGGTGTCGCCGGCGCGCAACGGCTTTGTGGAAGCTGTCCGTCGTGCCGGAGAGCGAACCTGA
- the era gene encoding GTPase Era, protein MNDTPDETAGQTGATPEPEVIAASETRAGFVALIGAPNAGKSTLLNALVGVKVSIVTHKVQTTRTLVRGIAMQDASQIIFVDTPGIFRPTRRLERAMVDTAWGGAREADIVVLLIDSKKGIDERAEAILDRLADVKLPKILVLNKIDITKRDHLLELAQKANERVAFDETFMVSASKGFGLDKLMDFLAAAVPPSPWLYPEDQASDLPMRMLAAEITREKLFLRLHQELPYMSTVETESWQERKDGSVRIEQTIYVERDSQKMIVLGQGGRTIKSISQAARGEIAEVLGCPVHLFLFVKVRENWADDPERYREMGLEFPR, encoded by the coding sequence GTGAACGATACGCCAGACGAGACCGCCGGCCAGACCGGTGCTACGCCCGAACCCGAAGTGATCGCAGCGTCGGAAACGCGCGCGGGCTTCGTCGCGCTGATCGGGGCGCCGAACGCCGGCAAGTCGACGCTGCTCAATGCCCTCGTCGGGGTGAAGGTCTCCATCGTCACCCACAAGGTGCAAACGACGCGCACGCTTGTGCGGGGCATCGCCATGCAGGACGCCTCGCAGATCATCTTTGTCGATACGCCCGGCATCTTTCGGCCGACGCGACGGCTGGAACGGGCGATGGTCGACACGGCCTGGGGCGGCGCGCGGGAAGCAGATATCGTCGTCCTGCTCATCGATTCCAAGAAAGGCATCGATGAGCGCGCCGAGGCCATACTCGACCGGCTGGCGGACGTCAAACTGCCGAAGATCCTGGTTCTCAACAAGATCGACATCACCAAGCGCGACCACTTGCTCGAACTTGCACAAAAGGCAAATGAGCGCGTCGCCTTCGACGAGACCTTCATGGTGTCGGCCTCCAAGGGCTTCGGCCTCGACAAGCTGATGGATTTTCTCGCCGCCGCGGTGCCGCCAAGCCCGTGGCTCTACCCGGAAGACCAGGCATCGGACCTGCCGATGCGCATGCTCGCGGCGGAGATCACCCGCGAGAAGCTGTTCCTTCGACTTCACCAGGAGCTGCCCTACATGTCGACGGTGGAAACGGAAAGCTGGCAGGAGCGCAAGGACGGTTCGGTGCGCATCGAACAGACGATCTACGTCGAACGCGACAGCCAGAAGATGATCGTGCTCGGCCAGGGCGGGCGCACGATCAAGTCGATCTCTCAGGCGGCGCGCGGAGAGATTGCCGAGGTGCTCGGATGCCCCGTGCATCTCTTCCTTTTCGTCAAGGTCCGGGAAAACTGGGCCGACGATCCCGAACGCTACCGCGAGATGGGGCTGGAATTCCCGCGCTGA
- the rnc gene encoding ribonuclease III, which translates to MTPDTAQRTAENDLQTRLGHRFSDRSLLTRALTHGSATARGDAGTSYQRLEFLGDRVLGLAVATMLHHNFPQAEEGELARRLNQLVRRETCADVARDLALGEAIVFGDSEAQTGGRKKTAILADVCEAIIAAIYLDAGLSAAQDLIERHWGPRMTSYSGPLRDPKTMLQEWAQGRGKTAPRYTMTDRSGPDHAPRFTVRVDIDDTEPAFGTGGSKRLAEQRAAETALVREGLWTETDPT; encoded by the coding sequence ATGACCCCAGACACCGCACAGCGCACGGCCGAGAACGACCTGCAGACCCGGCTCGGCCACAGGTTTTCCGACCGGTCGCTGCTGACACGCGCCCTCACCCACGGCAGTGCCACGGCCAGGGGCGATGCCGGCACAAGCTACCAGCGCCTTGAATTCCTTGGCGACAGGGTGCTCGGGCTGGCCGTGGCCACGATGCTGCATCACAATTTTCCCCAGGCAGAGGAAGGCGAGCTTGCACGGCGGCTCAACCAGTTGGTTCGCCGCGAAACCTGCGCGGACGTGGCTCGGGACCTTGCGCTTGGCGAGGCCATCGTTTTCGGCGACAGCGAGGCGCAGACCGGAGGACGCAAGAAAACCGCAATCCTCGCCGATGTCTGCGAGGCGATCATCGCGGCAATCTATCTGGACGCGGGTCTTTCTGCGGCGCAAGATCTTATCGAGCGGCACTGGGGGCCGCGCATGACCAGCTACAGCGGCCCGCTGCGCGATCCCAAAACCATGTTGCAGGAATGGGCACAGGGGCGCGGGAAAACCGCGCCACGCTACACGATGACGGACCGAAGCGGTCCCGATCACGCGCCGCGCTTTACCGTGCGCGTCGACATCGACGATACCGAACCGGCCTTCGGGACCGGGGGATCAAAACGCCTTGCCGAGCAACGCGCGGCCGAAACCGCGCTCGTGCGCGAAGGCTTGTGGACGGAGACAGACCCCACGTGA
- the lepB gene encoding signal peptidase I, with the protein MSVSEDKKSKDGGVYETTKVLVQALALALIVRTLLFQPFNIPSGSMMDTLLIGDYLFVSKYSYGYSQYSFPYGLVPIEGRIWAEEPERGDVAVFKLPRDNSTDYIKRVIGLPGDEIQMIDGVLNINGTAVERTRIDDFISTDSFGSVRRVPRFRETLPNGVSYDTLDLTMRGTWDNTRVYKVPPGHYFMMGDNRDNSTDSRVLSAVGYVPFENFVGRAEILFFSVDEDASAWMFWKWPWTVRFNRLFRTL; encoded by the coding sequence ATGAGCGTGTCTGAAGACAAGAAAAGCAAAGACGGTGGCGTCTACGAGACCACCAAGGTGCTTGTGCAGGCGCTTGCGCTCGCGCTGATCGTACGAACGTTGCTGTTTCAGCCCTTCAACATCCCCTCGGGATCGATGATGGACACGCTGTTGATCGGCGACTACCTGTTCGTCTCGAAATACAGCTACGGATATTCGCAGTACTCGTTTCCCTATGGGCTGGTCCCGATCGAAGGTCGGATCTGGGCGGAGGAGCCCGAACGCGGCGACGTTGCCGTGTTCAAGCTTCCGCGCGATAATTCAACCGACTACATCAAGCGCGTGATCGGCCTGCCCGGCGACGAGATCCAGATGATTGATGGCGTGCTGAACATCAACGGCACCGCTGTCGAACGCACCCGGATCGACGACTTCATCTCCACCGATTCCTTCGGCAGCGTGCGGCGGGTGCCGCGCTTCCGCGAGACCCTGCCGAACGGCGTCAGCTACGACACGCTCGATCTCACCATGCGCGGGACATGGGACAACACCCGCGTCTACAAGGTGCCCCCGGGGCACTATTTCATGATGGGCGACAACCGCGACAACTCGACCGACAGCCGCGTGCTTTCCGCCGTCGGCTATGTCCCGTTCGAGAACTTCGTCGGACGAGCGGAGATCCTGTTTTTCTCGGTGGACGAAGACGCCTCCGCCTGGATGTTCTGGAAGTGGCCATGGACGGTGCGGTTCAACCGCCTGTTCCGGACGCTTTGA
- the acpS gene encoding holo-ACP synthase, whose translation MIVGIGSDLIDIRRIEKTLERFGERFVMRVFTEEERYRSDRRRLRAASYAKRFAAKEACSKALGTGIRMGVAWREMGVVNLPSGKPTIQLTGSAEHRLSTLVPEGFHPRIDLTITDDDPLAQAFVVITAWPADWPQSLSPSTSDR comes from the coding sequence ATGATCGTCGGCATCGGCTCGGACCTGATCGACATTCGCCGGATCGAAAAGACGCTGGAGCGGTTCGGCGAACGCTTCGTCATGCGCGTCTTCACCGAAGAAGAGCGCTACCGTTCCGACCGGCGGCGCCTGCGCGCCGCCTCCTACGCCAAGCGCTTTGCCGCAAAGGAGGCCTGCTCCAAGGCGCTTGGAACAGGGATCCGCATGGGGGTTGCCTGGAGGGAGATGGGTGTTGTCAATCTTCCGTCCGGCAAACCGACAATTCAACTTACCGGGTCCGCCGAACACAGGCTTTCAACCCTGGTGCCGGAGGGGTTTCATCCCCGCATCGACCTCACGATTACCGATGACGACCCGCTGGCGCAGGCCTTCGTCGTGATCACGGCGTGGCCCGCAGACTGGCCACAGTCCCTATCGCCATCGACGAGCGACCGCTGA
- a CDS encoding pyridoxine 5'-phosphate synthase → MKSQRLRLGVNIDHVATIRNARGGAMPDPVRAAQAAARAGADGITAHLREDRRHISDADIERLSREIDLPLNFEMAATPEMLEIALKAKPHAACIVPEKREERTTEGGLDARGQHNQLAPIVAELADNGSRVSLFIEADRAQLDAAVSLGAPVVELHTGRYCDLHAAGDLSAAASELTRIRDAARYGASLGLEVHAGHGLAFETVADIAAIPELAELNIGHFLIGEAIFVGLEAAIAEMRQHMTLGRARAA, encoded by the coding sequence ATGAAGAGTCAGCGCCTGCGTCTCGGCGTCAACATCGATCACGTCGCAACCATCCGCAACGCCCGCGGCGGAGCGATGCCCGATCCGGTGCGGGCCGCGCAGGCGGCCGCGCGCGCCGGGGCCGACGGGATCACCGCGCATCTTCGCGAGGACCGCCGACATATTTCCGACGCGGATATCGAGCGACTGAGCCGGGAAATCGATCTGCCTCTCAATTTCGAGATGGCAGCAACCCCCGAAATGCTGGAAATCGCCCTCAAGGCAAAGCCGCATGCGGCGTGTATCGTTCCCGAGAAGCGCGAAGAACGCACCACCGAAGGCGGACTTGACGCGCGCGGGCAGCACAATCAACTCGCCCCGATTGTCGCGGAACTGGCCGACAACGGCAGCCGTGTCTCGCTGTTCATCGAAGCCGATCGCGCGCAGCTTGACGCGGCCGTCTCGCTGGGGGCCCCGGTTGTGGAACTGCACACCGGACGGTATTGCGACCTTCACGCTGCGGGCGACCTCTCGGCTGCGGCGAGCGAATTGACCCGAATACGCGATGCGGCCCGCTATGGCGCCTCGCTCGGGCTTGAGGTCCATGCCGGCCATGGGCTTGCCTTCGAGACCGTGGCCGACATTGCTGCGATCCCCGAACTGGCGGAACTCAACATCGGCCATTTCCTGATTGGCGAAGCGATCTTCGTCGGACTGGAAGCCGCAATCGCGGAAATGCGCCAGCATATGACGCTTGGCCGGGCCCGGGCGGCCTGA
- a CDS encoding DUF2062 domain-containing protein, which translates to MERLRIAVWPRHSFARSARYFSKRVLRLTASPNAIALGFAAGAFASITPFIGLHFVLSFVLAFIIGGNMLAAAIGTAIGNPVTFPLIWASTYKLGALILYGEAKTLDHRALDRHLEGGFFERSLDTLLPLIKPMLVGAMPLGLAIGVASYFLVYYSVRTYQRSRRVRLAARRGLASRKRG; encoded by the coding sequence TTGGAAAGACTGCGCATCGCAGTCTGGCCACGGCACAGTTTCGCGCGTTCTGCCCGGTATTTCTCAAAGCGCGTCCTGCGTCTGACGGCCAGTCCCAACGCAATCGCGCTTGGCTTCGCCGCCGGAGCGTTTGCCTCGATCACCCCCTTCATCGGACTGCACTTCGTCCTGAGTTTCGTGCTCGCCTTCATTATCGGCGGCAACATGCTCGCGGCCGCCATCGGCACGGCCATCGGAAACCCTGTCACCTTTCCGCTGATATGGGCTTCCACCTACAAGCTTGGCGCGCTCATCCTCTATGGCGAGGCGAAGACACTCGATCACAGGGCTCTTGACCGCCACCTCGAGGGAGGGTTCTTCGAGCGGTCGCTCGATACGCTGCTGCCGTTGATCAAGCCCATGCTGGTCGGCGCCATGCCTCTTGGCCTCGCCATCGGCGTCGCATCCTATTTCCTAGTCTACTACAGCGTGCGCACCTATCAGCGCTCGCGACGCGTCCGCCTGGCCGCGCGGCGTGGACTGGCCTCCAGAAAACGTGGCTAA
- a CDS encoding bifunctional (p)ppGpp synthetase/guanosine-3',5'-bis(diphosphate) 3'-pyrophosphohydrolase encodes MMRQYELVERVQRFNPNADEALLNKAYVYAMQKHGTQMRASGDPYFSHPLEVAAILTDLRLDDATIAVALLHDTIEDTSATRDEIDRMFGPEIGKLVDGLTKIKRLDLVSKRAKQAENFRKLLLAIADDVRVLLVKLADRLHNMRTLHHMPEHKRGRIAEETMEIYAPLAGRMGMHDMREELEDISFQTLNPDAHATITERLAALEAKNQSLISDIEADLTHRLEERGIAAIVRGREKRPYSIFRKMQSKSIAFEQLSDIYGFRVIVGTVEACYRVLGVVHTTWPTVPGRFKDYLSTPKQNDYRSIHTTVVGPSRQRVELQIRTTAMDRVAEYGIAAHALYKDGELGGRNIAKLDEESRAYEWLRRTIEMLSQGDTPEEFLENTKLELFHDQVFCFTPKGRLIALPRGATPIDFAYAVHTDIGNTCVGAKINGQIMPLVTELRNGDEVDIVRSQAQTPPPAWETIAITGKARAAIRRATRESAREQYGSLGRHILERAFLRAGHSLTDERLTGVIGTTGHGSVTDLLAAVGRGDMRAHDVVAAVYPDYRDDRAQTAPVEGEEGWFDLEAGSGMKFRVPDATGPADEKDGTPALPISGLAGDLPVSFAPNGGAVPGDRIVGILTPGVGVTIYPIQSPALQAFEEETDRWLDVRWDMKNDANERFPARIVISALNEPGSLATIAATIADLDGNIDNLKMLKRAMDFHQILIDLEVWDLKHLTRIMNQVRAKPNVSSVTREIG; translated from the coding sequence ATGATGCGGCAATACGAGCTGGTTGAACGGGTCCAGCGCTTCAATCCGAACGCCGACGAGGCGCTTCTCAACAAGGCCTACGTCTATGCCATGCAAAAGCATGGCACCCAGATGCGCGCTTCGGGCGATCCCTATTTTTCTCATCCGCTCGAAGTTGCAGCGATTCTGACGGATCTGCGGCTTGACGACGCAACCATCGCCGTCGCCCTGCTGCACGACACCATCGAGGACACCTCAGCAACGCGCGACGAAATCGACCGCATGTTCGGTCCCGAAATCGGCAAGCTCGTTGATGGCCTGACCAAGATCAAACGCCTGGATCTCGTGTCCAAGCGGGCCAAGCAGGCGGAGAATTTTCGCAAGCTCCTTCTCGCCATTGCCGACGATGTGCGCGTCCTTCTGGTGAAACTGGCGGATCGTCTGCACAACATGCGCACGCTTCATCACATGCCGGAGCACAAACGCGGACGCATCGCGGAAGAGACGATGGAGATTTATGCGCCGCTGGCCGGGCGCATGGGCATGCATGACATGCGTGAGGAGCTGGAGGACATTTCCTTCCAGACCCTCAATCCGGACGCACATGCGACCATCACCGAACGACTCGCGGCGCTTGAAGCGAAGAACCAGAGCCTGATCAGCGACATCGAGGCGGACCTGACCCACCGGCTGGAAGAACGCGGGATCGCGGCCATCGTTCGCGGACGTGAAAAACGCCCCTATTCGATCTTTCGCAAGATGCAGTCGAAGTCGATCGCCTTCGAGCAACTCTCCGACATCTACGGGTTCCGCGTGATCGTCGGCACCGTGGAGGCCTGCTACCGCGTGCTCGGCGTTGTGCACACCACATGGCCGACCGTGCCCGGACGCTTCAAGGACTATCTGTCGACACCGAAGCAGAACGACTATCGCTCGATCCACACCACCGTGGTGGGGCCGAGCCGCCAGCGCGTCGAACTGCAGATCCGCACGACGGCAATGGACCGGGTCGCGGAATATGGCATTGCCGCGCACGCACTCTACAAGGACGGCGAACTCGGCGGACGGAACATCGCCAAGTTAGACGAGGAAAGCCGCGCTTACGAATGGCTCCGGCGTACCATCGAGATGCTGTCGCAGGGCGACACGCCGGAAGAGTTTCTGGAAAACACAAAACTGGAACTCTTTCACGACCAGGTGTTCTGCTTCACGCCCAAGGGTCGGCTCATCGCACTGCCGCGTGGCGCCACCCCGATCGACTTCGCCTACGCCGTTCATACCGACATTGGCAACACCTGTGTCGGCGCGAAAATCAACGGTCAAATCATGCCGCTCGTGACCGAATTGCGGAACGGCGACGAGGTCGACATCGTCCGCAGTCAGGCGCAAACCCCACCTCCAGCCTGGGAGACCATCGCCATCACCGGAAAGGCGCGCGCCGCAATCCGGCGGGCGACACGCGAATCGGCGCGTGAACAATACGGTTCGCTCGGACGGCATATCCTCGAACGCGCCTTTTTGCGTGCCGGCCATTCCCTGACGGACGAACGTCTCACCGGCGTGATCGGCACGACAGGACACGGCAGCGTCACGGATCTCCTGGCCGCTGTGGGGCGCGGTGACATGCGCGCCCACGACGTCGTGGCCGCAGTTTATCCGGACTATCGAGATGACCGGGCACAAACCGCACCGGTGGAGGGCGAAGAGGGCTGGTTCGACCTCGAGGCGGGAAGCGGCATGAAGTTCCGAGTCCCGGACGCGACTGGACCGGCCGACGAAAAGGACGGAACGCCCGCCTTGCCGATCAGCGGACTGGCCGGCGACCTTCCGGTGTCCTTCGCCCCGAACGGCGGGGCTGTCCCGGGAGACCGCATCGTCGGCATCCTGACACCCGGCGTCGGCGTCACCATATATCCGATACAATCACCGGCCCTGCAGGCATTCGAAGAGGAAACGGATCGCTGGCTCGACGTGCGATGGGATATGAAAAATGACGCAAACGAACGGTTTCCGGCGCGCATCGTGATTTCGGCGCTGAACGAACCGGGGTCCCTCGCGACGATTGCGGCAACGATCGCAGACCTCGACGGCAACATCGACAACCTGAAAATGCTAAAGCGTGCGATGGATTTTCATCAAATCCTCATCGATCTTGAGGTATGGGATCTGAAACACCTCACCCGAATCATGAATCAGGTCAGGGCCAAACCAAATGTGTCGAGCGTGACCCGGGAGATCGGCTGA